One window from the genome of Acinetobacter sp. LoGeW2-3 encodes:
- a CDS encoding acyl-CoA dehydrogenase family protein, which translates to MFELSARAQDYVERTSKFIRDEIEPIEADFWAKVHELNQGGDWTKWQWPAEIENLKTKAKAAELWNMFLPCPDLGQGLSVQEYAHIAELTGRSLIAPTVFNCNAPDSGNMEVLWRYGSDEQKQQWLMPLLDGKIRSVFCMTEPAVASSDATNMQATAVIEGDEIVLNGRKWWSSGLGDPNAKIIIFMAHTPDETKDRHHQHSMVLVPVDTAGVKIERMLPVFGDYDAPHGHGEVSFDNVRVPVSNFIGGAGQGFEIAQGRLGPGRIHHCMRCIGAAEKSLELMIDRGMSRTAFGKEILKLGGNLERVAEARVAIDQARLLTLYAAYKMDTLGNMAALTEISAIKVVAPSVLEKVVDMAIQIHGGAGVSRDTPLTGFFAQARALRLADGPDEVHKGMIAKLELAKRGYSTRHKK; encoded by the coding sequence ATGTTTGAACTATCAGCACGTGCACAGGACTACGTCGAACGTACCAGCAAATTTATCAGAGATGAGATCGAACCGATTGAGGCAGATTTCTGGGCTAAAGTGCACGAACTGAATCAGGGCGGTGACTGGACTAAATGGCAATGGCCAGCAGAAATAGAAAATTTAAAAACGAAAGCCAAAGCAGCAGAGCTTTGGAACATGTTCTTACCTTGTCCTGATTTAGGTCAAGGTTTGTCAGTACAGGAATACGCACATATTGCTGAACTGACTGGACGTAGTCTCATCGCGCCAACAGTATTTAACTGTAATGCGCCTGATAGTGGCAATATGGAAGTATTATGGCGTTATGGGTCTGATGAACAAAAACAACAATGGCTAATGCCACTTCTTGATGGGAAAATTCGCTCAGTATTCTGTATGACCGAACCTGCTGTTGCCTCCAGCGATGCCACTAATATGCAGGCAACGGCGGTTATCGAAGGTGATGAAATTGTTTTAAATGGCCGTAAATGGTGGTCATCTGGTCTAGGTGATCCCAATGCCAAGATCATTATTTTTATGGCACATACTCCGGACGAAACCAAAGACCGTCATCATCAACATTCCATGGTGCTAGTCCCAGTAGATACTGCAGGCGTGAAAATTGAACGCATGCTACCAGTCTTTGGTGACTACGATGCACCACATGGCCACGGCGAAGTCAGTTTTGATAATGTCCGTGTGCCTGTCTCCAATTTCATTGGCGGTGCTGGTCAAGGTTTTGAAATTGCCCAGGGCCGTTTAGGCCCAGGTCGGATCCATCACTGTATGCGCTGCATCGGAGCGGCTGAAAAATCGCTGGAATTGATGATTGACCGTGGCATGAGCCGGACGGCGTTTGGCAAAGAAATTCTCAAACTTGGTGGCAATCTGGAACGTGTCGCAGAAGCACGAGTGGCGATTGACCAGGCTCGATTATTAACCTTGTATGCTGCTTATAAAATGGATACTTTAGGGAATATGGCGGCTTTAACAGAAATTTCTGCAATTAAAGTTGTGGCACCAAGTGTGCTGGAAAAAGTCGTAGATATGGCAATCCAGATTCATGGCGGTGCTGGAGTTTCCCGTGATACACCATTGACTGGTTTCTTTGCTCAGGCACGTGCGCTACGTTTGGCGGATGGTCCAGATGAAGTGCATAAAGGTATGATTGCAAAATTAGAACTGGCAAAACGTGGTTATAGTACGCGCCATAAAAAATAA
- a CDS encoding phosphotransferase family protein — MAVIDVGGKVREGEELDVRAVGNWLIEHGENIEGPVEVTQYSGGASNWTYRLKYSNADLILRRPPKGTKAKSAHDMAREYHVQHALADHYPVIPEMLLLCQDESVIGCDFYVMKRIEGIIPRANLPKELNFSEAQVRELCINVIDKLIELHQVPYQGTELEKIGKGEGYCRRQVEGWDSRYDKAKTINVPSFKYVRNWLKDNIPADSKTCVIHNDWRFDNVILDPNNPTQVIGVLDWEMATLGDPLMDLGSALAYWVEETDNAIFKATRRQPTNLKGMFTRKEVVDYYLEKTGLQPENWTFYEVFGVFRLAVIAQQIYYRYYHKQTNNPAFKDFWVVIHALHIRALKLIGKQKIEANDLAQKYMNKFKELMPK, encoded by the coding sequence ATGGCAGTCATTGATGTCGGTGGAAAAGTTCGTGAGGGTGAAGAACTGGATGTTCGCGCTGTAGGAAACTGGCTGATTGAACACGGTGAAAATATTGAAGGTCCGGTTGAAGTGACCCAATATTCTGGTGGTGCTTCGAACTGGACATATCGTCTGAAATATAGCAATGCTGATTTAATTCTACGTCGTCCACCAAAAGGCACTAAAGCCAAATCTGCACATGACATGGCGCGTGAGTATCATGTACAACATGCACTGGCTGATCATTATCCAGTTATTCCGGAAATGCTGCTGCTATGTCAGGATGAATCCGTGATCGGATGTGACTTCTATGTGATGAAACGCATTGAAGGCATTATTCCACGTGCCAATTTGCCTAAAGAGTTAAATTTTAGTGAAGCTCAGGTACGTGAACTGTGTATCAATGTCATTGATAAACTGATCGAGCTGCATCAAGTACCGTATCAAGGTACTGAACTGGAAAAAATAGGTAAAGGTGAAGGTTATTGCCGACGACAGGTAGAAGGTTGGGATAGTCGTTATGATAAAGCTAAAACCATTAATGTGCCTTCATTTAAATATGTACGTAACTGGCTCAAGGATAATATTCCTGCCGATTCCAAAACCTGTGTAATTCATAATGACTGGCGTTTTGATAATGTCATTCTGGATCCTAATAACCCAACACAGGTGATTGGTGTACTGGATTGGGAAATGGCAACGCTCGGTGATCCGTTGATGGATTTAGGTTCTGCTTTAGCATATTGGGTTGAAGAGACTGACAATGCCATTTTTAAAGCAACCCGCCGTCAACCTACTAATCTGAAAGGTATGTTCACCCGTAAGGAAGTGGTGGATTACTATCTGGAAAAAACTGGATTACAGCCTGAGAATTGGACTTTCTATGAAGTATTTGGGGTTTTCCGTTTAGCCGTTATTGCCCAGCAGATCTATTACCGTTACTACCATAAGCAAACCAATAACCCAGCGTTTAAAGATTTCTGGGTGGTGATTCATGCACTGCATATCCGTGCATTAAAGCTGATTGGTAAGCAGAAAATTGAAGCCAATGATCTGGCTCAGAAGTATATGAACAAATTTAAAGAGTTAATGCCAAAATGA
- a CDS encoding LysR family transcriptional regulator, producing MQQIHNKKSIDIRSFHHIDINLYPLFVAIFEQKSISRAAQILSITQSAASHALQRLRQHLQDDLFVRTGSKMQPTPFADQIYPQIKHALITIQNISMQHQLFEPSMVQSLKIAVHDEIEPMILPKLIEHFQRFNLDIQFMSIKLDRKNIVSDLATQQVDFVVDLEQSLGDKIHFELLDQDEFVVCTQQQQVTEKSYLASPHIGVSSRRTGVLVEDLYLNRKQLSRQIFLRCQHYSTALQILQQHPSAMLTIPRNVLSHLHVDEILKIFEVPVKLPKINMGMYWYKELQQNKRHQFLRSEINKIFA from the coding sequence ATGCAGCAGATTCATAATAAAAAGAGTATCGATATTCGCAGTTTTCATCATATTGATATCAATTTATATCCACTTTTTGTCGCCATCTTTGAACAGAAAAGCATTTCCCGTGCTGCACAAATATTGTCGATTACCCAGTCTGCTGCCAGTCATGCTTTACAACGTCTTAGACAGCATTTACAGGATGATCTGTTTGTTCGGACTGGTAGCAAGATGCAGCCTACGCCGTTTGCAGATCAAATTTACCCTCAAATTAAACATGCTCTTATTACGATTCAGAATATTTCGATGCAGCACCAGCTGTTTGAACCAAGCATGGTGCAGAGTTTGAAAATTGCTGTACATGATGAAATTGAACCGATGATTCTACCGAAACTGATTGAACATTTTCAGCGTTTTAATCTGGATATCCAGTTCATGAGTATTAAACTGGACCGGAAAAATATTGTGTCTGATCTTGCAACACAGCAAGTGGATTTTGTAGTAGATCTGGAACAGTCTTTGGGAGACAAAATCCATTTTGAATTACTTGATCAAGATGAATTTGTGGTCTGTACTCAACAGCAACAAGTGACAGAAAAAAGTTATCTCGCCTCTCCACATATTGGTGTATCTTCGCGCCGTACGGGTGTATTAGTCGAAGATCTATATTTAAACCGTAAACAATTATCCCGGCAAATTTTCTTACGCTGCCAGCATTACTCTACGGCGTTACAAATTTTGCAGCAGCATCCATCAGCAATGCTCACCATCCCGAGAAATGTTTTAAGTCATCTGCATGTTGATGAAATTCTGAAAATTTTTGAAGTTCCTGTAAAACTGCCGAAAATAAATATGGGAATGTATTGGTATAAGGAACTGCAACAGAATAAAAGACATCAATTTTTAAGAAGTGAAATTAATAAAATTTTTGCTTAG